The Quadrisphaera setariae nucleotide sequence ACGTGGGGCGTCACCTTCCCCATGTCGGAGAAGATCAAGGTCAACGGCCGCAGCGCGCACCCGCTGTACCAGCGCCTGACCACCGTGCCGGGAGCCGACGGGAAGGCCGGGCGGGTCTCGTGGAACTTCGAGAAGTTCGTCGTGGCGGCCGACGGGGCGGTCACGCGGTTCAGCCCGCGCACCCGCCCCGACGACCCCGCGGTGGTCGCAGCGATCGAGGCGGCGCTCCCCGGGTGAGGGAGACCCCGCTCGTCCCGAGCGCGCTGGTCAGGGGAGGGCGAGCGCCAGGCGGGAGGTGCGCCCGGCCAGGTCGCTGATCCGCGACCCGTCGAAGCCGAACAGCGCCGACCTCACGGTGTCGTGCAGGGGGTCGACGAGGTGACCGGGCAGCCCGGCGGTCCCGGCGATGACCCCGGCCACGGACCCGGCGGTCGCGCCGTTGGAGTCGGTGTCCCACCCGCCCATGACCGTGTACCCGATGCTCGCGGCGACGTCGCCGTCGCCGTGGAGCAGCCCGAGGGCCACCAGCCCGGCGTTGTTGACGGTGTGGATCCACGACAGCCCGGCGGTGAGCCGCTGGACGGCGGCGAGCCCGGCGTCCCACGACTCACCGGCGGCGTGGGAGCCCAGCACCAGGCGGAGCACCTCGGCCAGGCGCGAGCGCGGCGGCACGTGCTCCAGCGAGGCCTCCAGCGCCTCCCGCGCGTCCGCGGCGGTGAAGGCGCACGCCACGAGCGCCGCTGCCCACGCCTCGCCGTACGCGCCGTTGCCCGTGTGCGACAGCGCCGCGTCCTGCAGGGCCAGCGCAGCGGCCGCGCGCGGGCGCCCGGGGTGCGTCCAGCCGAACGCGTCGGCGCGGATCTGAGCGCCGATCCACTCCCGGTACGGGTTGCGCCGGGTGGCCGCCCGGCTGACCGGAACACCCTCCACGAGGTTGCGGTAGGCGGCGCGCTCGGCCGTGTAGACCTGGTGGAAGGGCAGCAGGTCCAGCCAGGCCCGCGCCACGTGCACCGTCCGCAGGCCCGGACCGTGCTGCTCCAGCAGGTGCAGGCCGAGGAGGGAGTAGTCGACGTCGTCGTCGCGAGCTGGACCGTCGACGCGACCCAGGGTCGTCTGCCGCCAGCAGTCCTCCCGCAGCCGCGCCCACTCCGGCAGCGGGTCGAGCACCGGGACGTACGTGGTGAGCGGCCACGCCCCGGCGTCGCGGAGGTAGCGGCGCAGCAGGTCGGAGGTCCACACGTCGCCGTCCTCGACCGGCTTGCCGACCACGCAGCCGGCCACCCTGCCCAGCCACCCGGCGTGGACCTTGTCCACGACGACGGCGTCGGCCAGCGCCGGCCGCCGCTCGGCGGTCTGACGTGCGGCGGGCAGGGCGGCGAGCA carries:
- a CDS encoding ADP-ribosylglycohydrolase family protein, with product MAPSDSGDSITHDLDRAFDPTDPRVVFRAEVAQLLESGHDPGAVTAAVRSAEATDPLDSARWWALVDELADVPRSPGWPYEEPEGIPDVLAALPAARQTAERRPALADAVVVDKVHAGWLGRVAGCVVGKPVEDGDVWTSDLLRRYLRDAGAWPLTTYVPVLDPLPEWARLREDCWRQTTLGRVDGPARDDDVDYSLLGLHLLEQHGPGLRTVHVARAWLDLLPFHQVYTAERAAYRNLVEGVPVSRAATRRNPYREWIGAQIRADAFGWTHPGRPRAAAALALQDAALSHTGNGAYGEAWAAALVACAFTAADAREALEASLEHVPPRSRLAEVLRLVLGSHAAGESWDAGLAAVQRLTAGLSWIHTVNNAGLVALGLLHGDGDVAASIGYTVMGGWDTDSNGATAGSVAGVIAGTAGLPGHLVDPLHDTVRSALFGFDGSRISDLAGRTSRLALALP